The Methanobacterium lacus genome includes a region encoding these proteins:
- a CDS encoding 4Fe-4S dicluster domain-containing protein codes for MGNNCKISEKTSVRRITLEGRSGSIKDLRFKKSGFKKCIQCGRCTGSCPSTVIHKDFNPRDMMRRFMFEDLNSDHVNEIIWKCGQCYSCRSRCPRNCKAGLGVVALQHKSYVDGKAPKNIVEIAKKIRNNLYSRGETITPESYNLNLKEEFGEKTAERCSDNHKKREKLGFMPEDAREIPIPEDSLDGVRYILRSTGFKETNHG; via the coding sequence ATGGGGAATAATTGCAAAATTTCAGAAAAAACCTCTGTAAGAAGGATAACACTCGAGGGAAGATCGGGATCCATCAAGGATTTAAGATTCAAAAAGAGTGGATTTAAAAAGTGCATACAGTGTGGAAGATGTACTGGAAGCTGCCCATCAACAGTTATCCACAAAGATTTCAATCCAAGGGACATGATGCGCAGGTTCATGTTCGAAGATCTCAACTCGGATCATGTCAATGAAATCATATGGAAGTGTGGCCAATGTTACTCCTGCAGATCAAGATGTCCTAGAAATTGTAAAGCAGGATTAGGAGTAGTCGCACTACAACATAAATCCTATGTAGATGGTAAAGCACCAAAAAACATAGTTGAAATAGCCAAAAAAATAAGAAACAATCTTTACTCCAGGGGAGAGACAATTACCCCCGAAAGTTATAACTTAAATTTGAAAGAAGAATTTGGGGAAAAAACTGCAGAAAGATGTTCTGATAACCATAAAAAACGTGAAAAACTCGGGTTTATGCCCGAAGATGCCCGTGAAATTCCAATCCCTGAAGATTCACTCGATGGAGTGAGGTACATTTTAAGATCAACAGGATTCAAGGAGACAAACCATGGATGA
- a CDS encoding CoB--CoM heterodisulfide reductase iron-sulfur subunit B family protein: MDESTKTPSHYLFKSCTAGSIYPGIEISTRYVLDSLELNFINDPRQSSCTGSGVNLGVVPMETNMALNARNLSLAGETDSDVVCICPLSYTNLKHCQKLISKDNKLENNYEKIMDEIGLKYDIKSDVNHISDLFLEYKDDIAGLTQEFSSNIRVATHHGCQYSKFFFKDVSSGTFEHPTVLDEILKGVGFEVVDYDEQFLCCGGGLHRYMADKEYSKKTFRKKFQSLAEVMPDIIVTQCPGCTFNMDYLQENVLEELKMECSIPVLNIAELLALLMGVEPENIGLDMHAVDLEPFIKKLELGRDDK; encoded by the coding sequence ATGGATGAGAGTACTAAAACTCCGAGTCATTACCTGTTTAAAAGTTGTACAGCAGGTTCCATATATCCGGGAATAGAAATATCAACCCGTTACGTCCTTGATTCCCTTGAATTAAATTTTATAAACGATCCAAGACAGTCTTCATGCACAGGATCAGGAGTAAACCTGGGTGTGGTGCCTATGGAAACTAACATGGCACTCAATGCCCGAAACCTATCTTTGGCAGGAGAAACTGATTCTGATGTCGTTTGTATTTGTCCCTTGTCCTACACAAATCTTAAGCACTGTCAAAAACTCATTTCCAAAGATAACAAACTTGAAAATAATTATGAAAAGATCATGGATGAAATTGGCCTAAAATACGACATAAAATCTGATGTGAATCATATATCCGACCTATTTTTGGAATATAAGGATGATATCGCAGGATTAACCCAGGAATTCTCTTCAAATATCAGAGTGGCCACACACCATGGTTGTCAATACTCTAAATTCTTTTTTAAAGACGTTAGTTCTGGCACATTTGAACATCCAACAGTTTTAGATGAAATATTGAAAGGTGTAGGGTTTGAAGTGGTGGACTACGATGAACAATTCCTTTGCTGTGGTGGGGGTTTACATCGCTACATGGCAGATAAGGAGTACTCCAAAAAAACCTTCAGAAAAAAATTTCAGAGTCTTGCAGAGGTTATGCCTGATATCATAGTTACCCAATGTCCAGGATGCACATTTAACATGGATTACTTACAAGAAAATGTCCTCGAAGAATTGAAAATGGAATGCAGCATACCTGTACTAAACATAGCCGAACTTCTGGCATTGTTAATGGGAGTAGAACCAGAAAACATAGGTTTGGATATGCATGCAGTGGATCTGGAACCATTTATCAAAAAACTAGAATTAGGGAGGGATGATAAGTGA